Proteins encoded in a region of the Triticum dicoccoides isolate Atlit2015 ecotype Zavitan chromosome 3A, WEW_v2.0, whole genome shotgun sequence genome:
- the LOC119268310 gene encoding uncharacterized protein LOC119268310, whose protein sequence is MAKPSQSRPLFVFPVAAVLAAAFLLPLARSDASGPTPTATAYDELRLRGFPRGLLPANVRGYTLDAGSGDFAVDLDSSCRIVLPAGSYLANFNDHLTGHLDDRRISGLSGIRVRAFFRWWSITGIRADGDELVFEVGSVSAKFPARHFNASLECPAKADS, encoded by the coding sequence ATGGCGAAACCCTCCCAATCCCGCCCCCTCTTCGTCTtccccgtcgccgccgtcctcgccgcggCCTTCCTCCTCCCGCTCGCCCGCTCCGACGCCTCCGGGCCCACCCCCACCGCCACCGCCTACGACGAGCTCCGCCTCCGTGGCTTCCCGCGCGGCCTACTCCCGGCCAACGTTCGCGGGTACACGCTCGACGCCGGCTCGGGGGACTTCGCCGTCGACCTGGACTCCAGCTGCCGCATCGTGCTGCCGGCGGGGAGCTACCTCGCCAACTTCAACGACCACCTCACCGGCCACCTCGACGACCGCCGCATCTCCGGCCTCAGCGGCATCCGCGTCAGGGCTTTCTTCCGCTGGTGGTCCATCACCGGGATCCGCGCCGATGGAGACGAGCTCGTCTTCGAGGTGGGCTCCGTCTCCGCCAAGTTCCCCGCCCGCCACTTCAACGCCAGCCTCGAATGCCCCGCCAAGGCCGACTCTTAG